In one Agelaius phoeniceus isolate bAgePho1 chromosome 21, bAgePho1.hap1, whole genome shotgun sequence genomic region, the following are encoded:
- the DYNC2I2 gene encoding LOW QUALITY PROTEIN: cytoplasmic dynein 2 intermediate chain 2 (The sequence of the model RefSeq protein was modified relative to this genomic sequence to represent the inferred CDS: inserted 1 base in 1 codon), with protein sequence MAPPGSLYRSQAGGLGARVTSSRARFHGNRRRGWRERHGPGPPGATPDAPXALSGPGMFADRTAPGADVQSLWRSARSARCEAKTCQTGKISTAEAAAQSHIARDAAVQTEQSKDAVQDFQQEVQVDYTGLLSFLQRVEDAVIKELNKNWKSHAFDGFEVNWTDQDETVLCLHTLSYPEAQDQNLQVTGVSWNATGSVIACSYGRLDDGDWSTEKSYVCTWNLDRRGLNPQHPDLVVDVPSSVMCLAFHPSQPSLIAGGLFSGELVVWDTSRTEDPVIWRTGMTDDTHTDPVYQVHWLPDTRHRNHARLLSVGTDGKILVWREERDGRLALAEGFAIVAQQIPRSTRLKKVAWGEAAVGVTSLSFSPFDADVFVVGVEGGYCLRCSSTAQGPALPPPGGSVPLRAPAELAFSPHAGPVYSVSCSPFHRNLFLSCGTDGQVHLHSMLQTQPLFALQLSKKYLFCVRWSPVRPLVFAAASGEGEVHLFDLGRSTQKPTVSLKQSVSDCPVYCLEFNTKHTRLLAAGDAAGTVKVWQLSSDFTEQGPREMSHLEQLASEIMD encoded by the exons ATGGCCCCACCCGGCTCACTTTACCGCTCTCAGGCCGGCGGGCTCGGCGCTCGTGTGACGTCATCGCGCGCCCGTTTCCATGGGAACCGGAGGCGCGGGTGGCGGGAGCGCCACGGGCCGGGACCGCCGGGAGCGACCCCCGATGCCC GGGCCCTCTCCGGCCCCGGCATGTTCGCGGACAGGACGGCACCCGGTGCCGACGTGCAGTCGCTGTGGAGGAGCGCCCGGAGCGCGCGCTGCGAGGCG AAAACTTGCCAGACTGGGAAAATTTCaacagcagaagctgcagcacagTCTCATATAGCACGAGATGCTGCGGTGCAGACAGAACAGAGCAAAGATGCTGTCCAAGACTTCCAGCAAGAAGTCCAAGTAGATTACACTGGGCTTCTGTCATTCCTTCAGAGAGTGGAGGATGCTGTTATCAAAGAACTaaataaaaactggaaaagTCACGCCTTTGATGGCTTTGAAGTGAACTGGACAGATCAGGATGAAACA GTGTTGTGTTTGCATACATTGTCATACCCAGAGGCTCAGGATCAGAACCTGCAGGTCACTGGTGTGTCATGGAATGCCACAGGATCTGTCATTGCATGTTCCTATGGCCG gttGGATGATGGGGACTGGAGCACAGAAAAATCCTATGTTTGTACCTGGAATCTGGACAGAAGAGGGTTGAATCCACAGCACCCTGACCTGGTGGTGGATGTTCCCAGTTCTGTCATGTGCCTGGCTTTCCATCCCTCCCAGCCATCACTGATAGCTG GTGGCCTGTTCAGTGGGGAGTTGGTGGTGTGGGACACCAGCAGGACAGAAGACCCTGTCATCTGGAGGACAGGGATGACAGATGACACCCACACTGACCCAGTCTATCAG GTTCACTGGTTACCTGACACCAGGCACAGAAACCACGCCCGGCTGCTGAGTGTGGGGACAGATGGGAAGATCCTCGTGTGGAGGGAGGAGCGGGATGGGCGGCTGGCCTTGGCTGAAGGATTTGCCATCGTGGCTCAGCAGATCCCTCGCAGCACTCGGCTGAAGAAG GTGGCCTGGGGAGAGGCAGCCGTGGGGGTGACCTCGCTGTCCTTCTCACCCTTCGATGCCGATGTGTTCGTTGTGGGTGTGGAAGGCGGGTACTGCCTGCGGTGCTCCAGCACGGCCCAGGGCCCGGCCCTCCCGCCGCCGGGCGGCTCCGTTCCCCTCAGGGCGCCGGCAGAGCTCGCCTTCTCCCCTCACGCTGGGCCCGTGTACTCCGTGAGCTGCTCGCCCTTCCACAG GAACCTCTTTCTGAGCTGTGGGACCGACGGACAAGTTCACTTGCACTCCATGTTGCAGACACAGCCCCTCTTTGCTCTACAGTTATCAAAGAAATACCTGTTCTGTGTACGCTGGTCTCCAGTTCGACCACTGGTTTTTGCAGCTGCATCTGGGGAAG GAGAGGTGCACCTGTTTGACCTTGGGAGGAGCACGCAGAAGCCCACAGTGTCCCTGAAGCAGTCTGTGAGTGACTGCCCTGTGTATTGTTTGGAATTCAACACCAAGCACACGCggctcctggcagcaggggatgctgctgggacagtcAAAGTCTGGCAGCTGAGCTCCGACTTCACTGAGCAGGGACCAAGGGAAATGAgtcacctggagcagctggcaAGTGAGATCATGGACTGA